From one Mustela nigripes isolate SB6536 chromosome 16, MUSNIG.SB6536, whole genome shotgun sequence genomic stretch:
- the LOC132003257 gene encoding olfactory receptor 1L4, producing MALANFTSAPAFLLLGLVDGTDTHPLLFLLFLGVFLLNALGNLTMVVVVRSDGALHSPMYYFLGHLSLVDVCFTTVTVPRLLAGLLHPGQAVSFEGCFAQMYFFVALGITESYLLAAMSYDRAVAVCRPLHYRVVMTPWRCAALVAASWTVAHLHSLLHTLLISALSYPCPAPVRHFFCDMTVMLSLATSDTAAAETAIFSEGLAVVLTPLLLVSLSYARILVAVLGVRSAGGRRRAFSTCGAHLVVVSLFFGSVLSVYFRPSSAYSARYDRLASVVYAVLTPTLNPFIYSLRNKEVKGALKRGLRWRAVSQEF from the coding sequence CCTGCTCTTCCTGCTCTTCCTTGGTGTCTTCCTGCTCAATGCGCTGGGCAACCTGaccatggtggtggtggtgagatcGGATGGGGCCCTCCACTCCCCTATGTACTATTTCTTGGGTCACCTAAGCCTTGTGGATGTCTGCTTTACTACTGTCACGGTCCCCAGACTGTTGGCCGGCCTGCTCCACCCTGGCCAGGCCGTGTCCTTCGAGGGATGCTTTGCCCAGATGTACTTCTTCGTGGCTCTGGGCATCACCGAGAGCTACCTGCTGGCAGCCATGTCATATGACCGCGCGGTGGCCGTCTGCCGCCCCTTGCACTACCGGGTGGTCATGACGCCCTGGCGCTGCGCAGCGCTGGTGGCCGCGTCCTGGACCGTGGCCCACCTGCACTCACTGCTTCACACGCTGCTCATCTCTGCTCTCTCCTACCCGTGCCCTGCCCCTGTGCGCCACTTCTTCTGTGACATGACCGTGATGCTGAGCTTGGCGACCTCAGACACGGCGGCCGCAGAAACTGCCATCTTCTCCGAGGGCCTGGCCGTGGTGCTCACCCCGCTGCTCCTCGTGTCGCTCTCCTATGCTCGCATCCTCGTTGCGGTGCTGGGAGTGCGGTCAGCGGGGGGCCGGCGCCGCGCCTTCTCCACCTGTGGGGCCCACCTGGTGGTGGTGTCTCTCTTCTTTGGCTCTGTCCTTTCTGTCTATTTCCGGCCATCGTCTGCCTACTCAGCCCGCTACGACCGCCTGGCCAGCGTAGTCTACGCAGTGCTTACACCAACCTTGAACCCTTTTATCTACAGCCTTCGCAACAAGGAGGTCAAGGGCGCCCTAAAAAGGGGACTCAGGTGGAGGGCTGTGTCCCAAGAGTTCTGA
- the LOC132003258 gene encoding olfactory receptor-like protein DTMT translates to MGNQTVVSEFILLGLPIDPNQRDLFYALFLVMYVTTVLGNLLIIILIRLDSHLHTPMYLLLSNLSFSDLCFSSVTMPKLLQNMQSQVPSIPYAGCLTQMYFFLLFADLESFLLVAMAYDRYVAICFPLHYTTIMSPKLCLSLVVLSWLLTTFISLLHTLLMARLSFCADNVIPHFFCDMSALLKLACSDIQINEMVIFILGGLIIIVPFLLISSSYARILSSILKVPSARGIRKTFSTCGSHLSVVSLFYGTIIGLYLCPSANNSTVKETVMAVMYTVVTPMLNPFIYSLRNQDIKGALGRAFSKWTIQLFWDRDSKD, encoded by the coding sequence ATGGGAAACCAAACTGTTGTCTCAGAATTCATTCTCCTGGGCCTGCCCATTGATCCAAATCAGCGAGACCTGTTCTATGCCCTGTTCCTGGTCATGTATGTTACCACCGTCCTGGGGAACCTGctcatcatcatcctcattcGCCTGGACTCCCACCTCCACACGCCCATGTATTTGCTTCTCAGCAATTTATccttctctgacctctgcttctcGTCTGTCACAATGCCCAAATTGCTGCAGAACATGCAGAGCCAAGTCCCATCCATCCCCTATGCTGGCTGCCTGACTCAGATGTACTTCTTCCTGCTTTTTGCAGACCTGGAGAGCTTCCTCCTGGTGgccatggcctatgaccgctatgtggccatctgcttCCCCCTGCACTACACCACCATCATGAGCCCCAAGCTCTGTCTCTCCCTGGTGGTGCTTTCCTGGCTGCTGACTACTTTTATCTCATTATTGCACACCCTGCTCATGGCTCGGCTGTCTTTCTGTGCTGATAATGTGATCCCTCACTTTTTCTGTGACATGTCAGCTCTGCTAAAGTTGGCCTGCTCTGACATTCAGATAAATGAAATGGTAATCTTTATTTTGGGAGGGCTCATCATTATTGTTCCATTTCTCTTGATCTCTTCATCCTATGCACGGATTTTGTCTTCCATCCTCAAGGTACCTTCCGCCAGGGGCATCCGCAAGACCTTCTCCACCTGTGGCTCCCACCTCTCTGTGGTGTCTCTCTTCTATGGGACAATCATTGGCCTGTATTTGTGCCCATCAGCTAATAATTCTACTGTTAAGGAGACTGTCATGGCTGTGATGTACACTGTTGTCACCCCCATGCTGAACCCCTTCATCTACAGCCTGAGAAATCAGGACATAAAGGGAGCCTTGGGAAGAGCCTTTTCAAAGTGGACAATACAGCTTTTTTGGGACAGAGACTCTAAAGATTAA